The Methanomethylovorans hollandica DSM 15978 genome includes a region encoding these proteins:
- a CDS encoding DUF1294 domain-containing protein has translation MQPEYFLINFLLAYLTVVNIVSFSLMGLDKKRSRDQKYRISEKQLFTWVILGGSLGGFMGMHVFKHKTKHPQFKFGFPLILFFHLVMIGFLRFRVLPLT, from the coding sequence ATGCAACCTGAGTATTTTTTAATTAATTTTTTGTTGGCATATCTTACAGTGGTTAATATCGTATCTTTCAGCCTTATGGGCCTGGATAAAAAAAGATCAAGAGATCAAAAATACAGGATATCTGAAAAACAACTGTTCACATGGGTCATTCTAGGAGGCAGCTTAGGCGGCTTTATGGGAATGCATGTTTTCAAACACAAAACCAAGCATCCTCAGTTCAAATTCGGTTTTCCTCTGATCCTGTTTTTCCATTTAGTTATGATAGGGTTCTTAAGGTTCAGGGTCTTGCCTTTAACCTGA
- a CDS encoding WD40 repeat domain-containing protein, which translates to MTSECFLLQGENMKRDYIRFNAHKGHVNNICITDAGKKTLSAGTDAVVKLWSFPSWKLIREFKGHTKSVKSISISNQHSIIATGSSDHTIRLWSCTENLPLKVLTGHRNIVSSVCISPDGKLLASGSYDGTVRLWGLPEGEELLVLKGSPDNISCVLFTPDGEKLLSGGIGGDIYVWSLSERKLEQILPGHEVALMSMVLTPDGKYFISSGYDRKLRIWSLKDLEQERSIGLEGTGHFPLAISSNGKTFAVGMDYDIVLYDFCSGEIVSNIPLIVRTVTSIAFTSDGKNLVAATGDGKLNVWDFGK; encoded by the coding sequence ATGACCTCAGAATGCTTTTTACTTCAGGGCGAGAATATGAAGAGAGACTATATCAGATTCAATGCTCATAAAGGTCATGTTAATAATATATGTATTACAGATGCCGGAAAAAAAACATTATCTGCTGGTACAGATGCAGTGGTAAAACTCTGGTCGTTCCCTTCCTGGAAGCTGATAAGAGAGTTTAAAGGTCATACTAAAAGTGTGAAAAGTATCTCGATTTCCAATCAGCACAGTATAATTGCTACAGGTTCATCGGATCATACTATCAGACTTTGGTCCTGTACTGAAAATCTTCCTTTGAAAGTTCTTACCGGACATCGCAATATTGTATCATCTGTATGTATTTCACCAGATGGGAAATTGCTAGCTTCGGGTTCTTACGATGGAACTGTACGGTTATGGGGCTTACCTGAAGGTGAAGAACTATTGGTCCTTAAAGGCAGTCCCGACAACATTTCCTGTGTTCTTTTCACTCCAGACGGCGAAAAGCTTCTAAGTGGAGGCATAGGTGGCGATATATATGTCTGGTCTTTATCTGAACGTAAACTTGAACAAATACTACCAGGCCATGAGGTTGCCTTAATGTCGATGGTGCTGACCCCGGATGGGAAGTATTTCATTAGTTCCGGATACGATCGGAAGCTGCGTATATGGTCTCTGAAAGACTTAGAACAAGAACGTTCCATAGGACTTGAGGGAACAGGTCATTTTCCTCTTGCAATATCTTCAAATGGCAAGACTTTTGCAGTGGGAATGGATTATGATATTGTCCTGTATGATTTCTGTTCAGGGGAAATTGTGTCAAATATACCTCTCATAGTCAGAACCGTGACCAGTATAGCCTTTACATCAGATGGGAAGAATCTTGTTGCCGCCACAGGTGATGGAAAGCTGAATGTGTGGGATTTTGGCAAATAA
- the msrB gene encoding peptide-methionine (R)-S-oxide reductase MsrB — MSLCEKKSEEDWKKILTPQQYYVLREKGTEPAFTGKYYQNEKKGIYLCAACGQELFDSKTKFDSGTGWPSFWAPVSEDKVIRKPDNSYSMQRTEVLCSRCGSHLGHIFDDGPAPTGERFCMNSISLEFREES, encoded by the coding sequence ATGTCATTATGTGAAAAAAAATCAGAAGAGGACTGGAAAAAAATCTTAACACCTCAACAGTATTATGTGTTGCGAGAAAAGGGAACCGAACCTGCTTTTACCGGCAAATATTACCAAAATGAAAAGAAAGGTATCTACCTGTGTGCTGCATGTGGTCAGGAATTGTTCGATTCGAAGACGAAGTTCGATTCCGGTACAGGATGGCCAAGTTTCTGGGCACCTGTATCTGAGGATAAAGTTATCAGAAAACCAGATAACAGTTATTCCATGCAAAGAACAGAAGTGCTTTGCAGCAGATGTGGTAGTCATCTTGGGCATATTTTTGATGATGGCCCGGCTCCCACAGGTGAAAGGTTTTGTATGAATTCCATTTCATTGGAGTTCAGGGAAGAATCATGA
- a CDS encoding carboxymuconolactone decarboxylase family protein, translated as MNKEIQEAKDVKGFKPRSVVYATQIDEEFGEALAGYYKAVWKERENGLNMKQKHLLVFTIACSKLNVESALKILERLKKFEATSQEIKDAMMIAAWTGGIQNFTDFSPKILKEMERLGF; from the coding sequence ATGAACAAAGAGATACAAGAAGCAAAAGATGTAAAGGGTTTTAAGCCAAGGTCTGTGGTCTATGCCACTCAGATAGATGAAGAGTTCGGCGAAGCCCTTGCAGGATATTATAAAGCTGTATGGAAGGAGCGGGAAAACGGGTTGAACATGAAGCAAAAGCATCTTTTGGTTTTTACTATAGCATGCTCAAAACTCAATGTAGAAAGTGCACTCAAGATCCTGGAAAGACTTAAAAAATTTGAGGCAACCTCTCAGGAGATAAAAGATGCTATGATGATTGCAGCCTGGACCGGCGGAATACAGAACTTCACTGATTTCAGTCCAAAGATACTTAAAGAAATGGAAAGATTGGGTTTCTGA